A stretch of Lathyrus oleraceus cultivar Zhongwan6 chromosome 6, CAAS_Psat_ZW6_1.0, whole genome shotgun sequence DNA encodes these proteins:
- the LOC127093879 gene encoding amino acid permease 1, translating to MDHEHEQDDDGRKRTGNVWTATTHIITVVIGAGVLALAWAMAQLGWIVGIVSVLLFASISLFTYNLIADCYRFPDPINGKRNYTYMQAVKVYLGGTMHVICGIVLYSKLAGITVGYTITSSTSLAALGKSFCLRRKGKLADCTSSYNPYMIGFGTLQLFLSQIPNFHTLTWLSTIAACTSFGYVLIAIGLCLSVLISGKGAPTSIFGTKIGPELSASDKIWRSCSSLGNIALACNYAMVIYDIMDTLRSPPSESKQMKKANLTGLSTMTIIFLLCSCLGYAAFGDKTPGNIFGGFYEPFWLVAIGDICIIIHMIGAYQVMAQPFFRIIEIGANTTWPNSNFINKDYPINMCNITINMNLFRLIWRTIFVIIATTLAMAMPFFNEVLSLLGALGFGPLVVFFPVQMHIAQKSIKVLSLKWCALQLLNCLCLFVSLVAIVASVHQISQNLHKFKIFAYKP from the exons ATGGATCACGAACACGAACAAGATGATGATGGCAGAAAGAGAACTG GAAATGTGTGGACGGCTACAACACACATAATAACAGTGGTAATTGGGGCAGGAGTGTTGgctttggcatgggccatggctCAATTAGGATGGATAGTTGGTATAGTCAGTGTATTGCTCTTTGCATCTATCTCTCTTTTCACTTATAATCTTATAGCCGATTGCTATAGGTTTCCAGACCCAATTAATGGAAAAAGAAATTATACTTACATGCAAGCCGTTAAAGTCTACTTAG GTGGAACTATGCATGTGATTTGTGGAATAGTTTTGTATTCAAAGCTAGCTGGAATTACTGTTGGTTACACAATAACTTCATCCACAAGTTTGGC AGCATTAGGAAAATCTTTTTGCCTCCGTAGAAAAGGAAAACTAGCTGATTGTACAAGTTCTTATAATCCATATATGATTGGTTTTGGGACATTGCAACTTTTCTTGTCTCAAATTCCAAACTTTCACACGTTGACATGGCTCTCAACAATTGCTGCTTGCACCTCTTTTGGCTATGTATTAATTGCAATTGGTCTCTGTCTTTCCGTACTTATTTCAG GAAAAGGTGCACCAACCAGTATATTCGGAACAAAAATAGGACCAGAACTATCTGCTTCAGATAAAATTTGGAGGTCTTGCAGTTCGTTGGGAAACATAGCACTTGCTTGCAATTACGCCATGGTTATTTACGATATAATG GATACATTAAGGTCACCTCCATCAGAAAGTAAACAAATGAAAAAGGCTAATTTAACAGGACTCTCAACAATGACAATAATATTCCTACTATGTAGTTGCCTTGGCTATGCTGCTTTTGGTGATAAAACGCCAGGAAATATTTTTGGTGGATTTTATGAACCGTTCTGGTTAGTTGCAATCGGAGATATATGTATAATTATCCACATGATTGGAGCATATCAG GTGATGGCTCAACCGTTTTTTCGTATCATTGAAATAGGTGCTAACACTACATGGCCTAATTCAAATTTCATAAACAAGGATTATCCAATTAATATGTGCAACATAACAATCAATATGAACTTGTTTAGGCTAATTTGGAGGACAATATTTGTGATAATAGCAACAACTCTTGCCATGGCAATGCCATTTTTCAATGAAGTTCTTTCACTTCTCGGAGCACTTGGATTTGGACCCTTAGTTGTTTTCTTCCCTGTACAAATGCATATTGCTCAAAAGAGTATAAAAGTACTATCATTGAAATGGTGTGCGCTCCAACTTTTGAATTGTTTGTGTTTATTTGTCTCTCTTGTTGCTATAGTAGCTTCAGTTCATCAAATTAGCCAAAATCTACACAAATTCAAGATTTTTGCTTATAAACCTTAG